A region from the Drosophila takahashii strain IR98-3 E-12201 chromosome 2L, DtakHiC1v2, whole genome shotgun sequence genome encodes:
- the LOC108068711 gene encoding LOW QUALITY PROTEIN: protein CDV3 homolog (The sequence of the model RefSeq protein was modified relative to this genomic sequence to represent the inferred CDS: inserted 1 base in 1 codon), which produces MSSLEDFFAKKDNKKSKKKSXNYLATDELYKTLEESAKLATEADPDKVLGIEALVEGSGSSTSGIAKPLEFGVRFSDEAVEEEDEWCDFTEENRMQYTSLRRSIQMSHSSTMLTQFSGVCEVKGQDSEQRDTGGDGIDVGQANGDGLSSCPWQKIENQLEQDPVMDQQPEKQEPSEVKSQIYIPPALRQSQGDFNQRLQVENRQRKTHSKMSGKHQAPDLNSPEYFPTLSGSKPTKRTK; this is translated from the exons ATGTCCAGTCTTGAAGATTTTTTTGCCAAGAAGGACAAtaagaaatctaaaaaaaaaa caaattaCTTGGCCACCGATGAGCTGTACAAAACGCTGGAGGAATCCGCAAAGCTGGCCACAGAGGCTGATCCCGATAAGGTCCTGGGAATCGAGGCTCTCGTCGAGGGATCGGGATCCTCAACATCTGGGATAGCAAAACCCTTGGAGTTCGGCGTTCGTTTCTCGGACGAAGCCGTTGAAGAGGAGGACGAATGGTGTGATTTCACAGAGGAGAACCGCATGCAGTATACCAGTCTGCGCCGTAGCATTCAGATGAGTCATAGCTCCACAATGCTCACTCAATTTTCCGGTGTCTGCGAGGTCAAAGGTCAGGACTCGGAGCAGCGGGATACTGGAGGTGATGGCATCGACGTGGGTCAGGCTAATGGTGATGGCTTGTCCTCCTGTCCCTGGCAGAAAATTGAGAATCAACTGGAGCAGGATCCGGTGATGGATCAGCAGCCGGAAAAGCAAGAACCGTCCGAGGTGAAGAGCCAGATTTACATTCCCCCCGCTCTGCGCCAGAGCCAAGGTGACTTCAATCAGCGCCTCCAGGTGGAGAACCGCCAACGCAAAACTCACTCCAAGATGTCGGGCAAACACCAAGCCCCCGATCTCAATAGCCCCGAATATTTCCCGACTCTAAGCGGCTCCAAGCCAACCAAACGCACAAAGTAG
- the LOC108068714 gene encoding male-specific sperm protein Mst84Da has product MCNPGMCSMPGTCCGPTGGLGPCMLCGPYNGQWFRSINHCCGPCGPYGCCSCYGPYGGHC; this is encoded by the coding sequence ATGTGCAACCCCGGAATGTGTTCAATGCCCGGCACTTGCTGTGGACCCACCGGAGGCCTGGGACCCTGTATGCTGTGCGGACCCTACAATGGCCAGTGGTTCCGGTCGATCAACCACTGCTGCGGTCCCTGTGGACCCTACGGATGCTGCTCGTGCTACGGGCCCTACGGCGGACATTGTTAG